In Marmota flaviventris isolate mMarFla1 chromosome 5 unlocalized genomic scaffold, mMarFla1.hap1 SUPER_5_unloc_2, whole genome shotgun sequence, one DNA window encodes the following:
- the LOC114108452 gene encoding olfactory receptor 14C36-like: protein MANSTMVTEFLLLGSPDGWNLSFLYFIVFPMTYLGTLLGNLLIVTVTTVDQNLHTPMYFFLRHLSILDMCFISITVPNACVNSLTINWVISVTGCATQILLVLFCAYVEILILSIMAWDRYVAICQPLQYPLIMNPQFCVRMTLASLLSGLLYAGVHTGNTFRLSFCQSNVVPQFFCDVPSLLRLSCSDTTSNVVLILVSAVVICGGCFLFIAMSYIRIFSAVLKFPTRAAGKAFFTCTPHILMVSFFLSSSTGVYLRSSGTSATLQDMVLSAFYTMSPPFLNPLIYSLRNKQVKEAVRRVMQRQLLLGK, encoded by the coding sequence ATGGCCAATTCCACCATGGTAACTGAATTTCTCCTCCTGGGGTCTCCTGATGGCTGGAATCTGAGTTTCCTCTATTTCATAGTATTCCCAATGACCTATCTGGGTACCTTGTTAGGGAACCTTCTCATTGTCACTGTCACCACTGTTGACCAGAacctgcacacacccatgtacttcttcctcaggcACCTTTCAATTTTGGACATGTGCTTCATTTCCATCACTGTCCCCAATGCCTGTGTCAACTCTCTCACTATCAACTGGGTCATTTCAGTGACTGGTTGTGCAACACAGATCCTCTTGGTCCTTTTTTGTGCATATGTAGAGATTTTGATTCTCTCCATCATGGCCTgggaccgctatgtggccatctgccagcCCCTCCAGTACCCCCTCATCATGAACCCTCAGTTTTGTGTCCGCATGACCCTGGCTTCCCTACTCAGTGGTCTGCTGTATGCAGGTGTACACACTGGGAACACATTCCGGCTGTCTTTCTGCCAGTCAAACGTGGTCCCTCAGTTCTTCTGTGACGTCCCTTCTCTGCTGAGGCTCTCCTGCTCTGACACCACCAGCAATGTGGTCCTTATTCTTGTCTCTGCTGTGGTCATTTGTGGTGGCTGCTTCCTTTTTATTGCCATGTCATATATTCGCATATTTTCTGCTGTGCTGAAATTTCCCACCAGAGCTGCAGGGAAGGCCTTCTTCACCTGCACCCCTCACATCCTCATGGTGTCCTTCTTCCTCAGTTCCAGCACAGGTGTGTACCTGAGGTCCTCAGGAACCTCTGCCACCCTCCAGGACATGGTTCTCTCTGCCTTTTATACCATGAGTCCTCCCTTCCTGAATCCTCTCATCTATAGTCTCAGGAATAAACAGGTAAAGGAAGCTGTGAGGAGAGTAATGCAAAGACAGTTGTTGTTAGGGAAATGA
- the LOC114108453 gene encoding olfactory receptor 14C36-like — translation MVNVTMVTEFLLLASPDGWDTSFLYFTVFLMTYLGTLLGNLLIITVTTADQNLHTLMSFFLRNLSILDMCFISITVPIACVNSLTGNRAISVAGCATQIFLFIFCACVELLFLTIMAWDHYVAICQPLQYPLIMNPQICVHMTLASLLSGLLYAGVHTGNTFRLSFCQSNVVYQFFCDIPSLLRLSCSDTTSNMVLILVSIIVTGSGCFAIIIMSYIHIFSAVLKFPTRAAGKAFSTCTPHILVFSVFLSSSTGVYLRPSATSDTLQDMVLSAFYTMVPPFLNPLLYSLRNKQVKEAVRRVIQRQLFSGK, via the coding sequence ATGGTAAATGTCACCATGGTAACTGAATTTCTCCTCCTGGCCTCTCCTGATGGCTGGGATACGAGTTTCCTCTATTTCACAGTATTCCTAATGACCTACCTGGGTACCTTGTTAGGGAACCTTCTCATCATCACTGTCACCACTGCTGACCAGAACCTGCACACACTCATGTCCTTCTTCCTCAGGAACCTGTCCATCTTGGACATGTGCTTCATTTCCATCACTGTCCCCATTGCCTGTGTCAACTCTCTCACTGGCAACAGGGCCATTTCAGTGGCTGGCTGTGCAACCCAGATCTTCTTGTTCATTTTCTGTGCATGTGTTGAACTTCTGTTTCTCACCATCATGGCCTGGGACcactatgtggccatctgccagcCCCTCCAGTACCCCCTCATCATGAACCCTCAGATTTGTGTCCACATGACCCTGGCTTCCCTGCTCAGTGGTCTGCTGTATGCAGGTGTGCACACTGGGAACACATTCCGGCTGTCCTTCTGTCAGTCAAATGTGGTCTATCAGTTTTTCTGTGACATCCCCTCTCTGCTGAGGCTCTCTTGCTCTGACACCACCAGTAACATGGTCCTTATTCTTGTCTCTATTATAGTCACTGGTAGTGGATGCTTTGCTATAATAATCAtgtcatatattcacatattttctgCTGTGCTGAAATTTCCCACCAGAGCAGCAgggaaggccttctccacctgcaccCCTCACATCCTCGTGTTTTCCGTGTTCCTCAGTTCCAGCACAGGTGTGTAcctgaggccctcagcaacctcTGACACCCTCCAGGACATGGTTCTCTCTGCCTTTTACACCATGGTTCCTCCCTTCCTGAATCCTCTCCTCTACAGTCTCAGGAACAAACAGGTAAAGGAAGCTGTGAGGAGAGTAATTCAAAGACAGTTGTTCTCAGGGAAATGA